The DNA segment CTGGGCATCTGCAGTGGGAGTGAGCGAGTACACGCGGCGACCGTCAAGCGTTTCCTCGACCGGTTCGGCCGCTTCAACCTGCGGGCCGAGGCCATCAAACCCTCGTACGGTCTCGCCGAAGCCACCGTCTACGTGGCGACGTCCGACCGCGGCCAGGCGCCGAACATCGTCCGGTTCGACTACGAGAAGCTCTCGAGCGGGCACGCGATGCCCTGCGAGAGCGAAGCCGCCGGCGGCGCCGACCTGCTCGGCCACGGCACCGTGCGGTCGACCACGATGCGCATCGTCGACCCCGAGAGCGGTAGTGAGAATCCGGCCGGCAAGGTCGGCGAGATCTGGGTCCACGGCGCCAATGTGGCGAAAGGTTACTGGCAGCGCCCGAAGGAGACCGAGCGGGCGTTCTCGGGACGCCTGGTCAAGCCGTCCTCGGGTACCCCGGCGGGCCCCTGGCTGCGCACCGGTGACCTGGGCGTCGTCTCCGACGGTGAACTGTTCATCATCGGCCGCATCAAGGATCTCCTGATCGTCGACGGGTCCAACCACTACCCGGACGACATCGAGGCCACGATCCAGGAGATGTCGGGCGGCCGGGTGGCCGCGATCTCGGTGCCCAGCGCGGAGACCGAACACCTCGTCACGATCGTGGAGGTCAAGAAGCGCGGCACCGAGGATGAGCACCACGAGCGGCTGCGCACCCTCAAACGTCAACTCACCGCCGCCATCTCGACCACGCACCGGCTGCGCGTCGCCGACATCGTCTTCGTGGCGCCCGGCTCCATCCCGATCACCACGAGCGGCAAGATCCGCCGCTCGACCTGTGTCGAGCTCTACGGGCGCGGTGAGTTCGAGCGTCTGGACCAGTCGGCATGACGCCGGCCGCGCTTGACGAAGCCGGATTACGGGCCTGGTTGGTCGACCACCTCACCACCCACATCGGAGTCGAGCGCGACGGCATCGACTTCGACGCGTCGATGGCCGATCTCGGTGTCGGTTCGCGCGACGCCGTCGTGCTGTCCGGTGAACTGGCCGAACTCCTCGGCCGGACGGTCTCACCCGTCGACTTCTGGCAGCACCCCACGATCAACGGCCTGATCGGCTTCCTGAGCGCCCCGGCTCCCGAGGCGGAGATCCACGCCGATCCGGGCATCGCCGACGTGGTTCCGCAGCTCTCGGGTACAGAGCCGATCGCCGTCGTCGGGATGGGATGCCGGATGCCCGGTGGGATCCCCGGCCCCGATGGCCTGTGGCAGTTCCTCGCCGACGGCCGCTGCGCCGTGGGCGAGGTGCCCGCCGAGCGCTGGCGGCCGTTCGACGACGGTTCGCCGGAGACCGCGGCGGCGCTGTCGCGGACCACCCGGTGGGGATCGTTCCTGCGCGACGTCGAGAGCTTCGACGCCGACTTCTTCGACATCTCGCCGCGCGAGGCCGTCAAGATGGATCCGCAACAGCGACTTCTACTCGAAGTCGCCTGGGAGGCACTCGAACACGCCGGTATCCCGGCCGCCTCGCTGCGCCGCTCGCAGACCGGCGTGTTCGCCGGGGCATGCTTCAGCGAGTACGGCTATCTGGCCTCATCCGATCTACCGCGCGTCGACGCGTGGAGTAACACCGGCGGGGCGTTGAGCATCATCGCCAACCGGCTTTCCTACTTCCTCGACCTGCGGGGGCCGTCGATCACCGTCGACACCGCCTGCTCATCCTCACTGGTCGCTGTGCACCTGGCATGTCAGAGCCTGCGCTCGGGTGATTCCAACCTCGCGATCGCCGCGGGCGTGAACCTCCTGCTCTCACCGGCGGTCTTCCATGGATTCGATCAGGCCGGCGCCCTGTCGCCCACGGGGATGTGCCATGCATTCGACGCCGCCGCCGACGGGTTCGTGCGCGGAGAAGGATGCGGCGTGGTGGTCCTCAAACGACTGCCCGACGCGCTACGGGACGGCGACCGGGTGTTGGCCGTGGTCCGTGGTTCGGCGATCAATCAGGACGGTCGCTCCAACGGTCTGATGGCACCGAATCCGGCCGCTCAGATGGCCGTGCTGCGGGCGGCGTGCGCCCACGCCGGCATCGAACCGCAGGACGTGGACTATGTGGAGGCGCACGGCACCGGCACCTTCCTTGGAGATCCGATCGAAGCCAGGGCGCTCGGCTCGGTGATGGGTCGCGGCCGGCCGACGGCCTCGCCGCTGCTGATCGGCGCGGTGAAATCCAATCTGGGACACCTCGAGGCCGCGGCCGGGGTGGCCGGGTTCATCAAGACGGTGATGGCCCTGCAACGCGGCCGTATCCCCGCGAACGTCGGCTACGAGTCACCCAATCCCCACATCCCGTTCGATCAACTCCGCCTCAAAGTGGTGGATCATGAACAGGATTGGCCGTCGGTGTCGCGGGCACGGCGGGCTGGGGTGTCGTCGTTCGGCTTCGGTGGCACCAACGCTCATGTCGTTCTCGAGCAGGCTCCCGACGTCGTCGCCGTGGAGCCGGCGCCCTCCGCCGCGGTGAGCACGCTCGTGGTGTCCGGCAAGTCCCCCGAGCGGATCGCCGCCAGCGCGGCCGCGCTGGCGGCGTGGATGAGTGGTCCGGGTGCCGGGGTGGGGTTGGCTGACGTCGCCCACACCCTCAACCACCACCGTGCGCACCATCCGGCCTTCGCCACGGTCTGCGCCCGCGACGGTGTCGACGCGGTGGCCGGCCTGCAGGCGCTGGCCGCAGGCCACGAGGGCACCGGAGTCGTCGTCCCGCACGAGGGTTCGTGTGGTTCGGGGACGGTGTTCGTGTATTCGGGGCAGGGGTCGCAGTGGGCGGGGATGGGCCGGCAGTTGTTGGCTGACGAACCCGCATTCGCCGCGGCGATCGAGGAGTTGGAGCCCGATTTCGTCGAGCAGGTGGGGTTCTCGTTGCGGCAGGTGCTCGCCGAGGGTGAGGCGGTCAGTGGGGATGCGCGGGTGCAGCCGGTGATCATGGGGCTGCAGTTGGCGTTGACCGAGTTGTGGCGGTCCTACGGGGTGACTCCGGATGCGGTGATCGGTCATTCGATGGGGGAGGTCACCGCGGCCGTCGTGGCCGGGGCGCTCACCCCTGCCGAAGGCCTGCGGGTCATCGCGGCGCGATCGCGGTTGATGTCCCGACTCGCCGGACAGGGCGCGGTCGCACTGCTGACCATGACGGCCGACGCTGCCGAGGCCCTCATCGCGCACCATCCGGGTGTGGAGGTCGCGGGGTACGTGTCGCCGGGGCAGACCGTCGTCGCCGGTCC comes from the Mycolicibacterium litorale genome and includes:
- a CDS encoding AMP-binding protein, translated to MTNSSMTALLAERARRQPDDCAYTFIDYDVDPNGYTESLTWAQLHNRAQVLAEELTLFGAAGDRAAILAPQGLDYIVAFFGALQAGLIAAPLSVPQYGVHDERISSVLRDCAPSVILTTSAVSAEVARYALGAGGRTATVVEVDSLDLDAPAQMNAPQARQSKIAYLQYTSGSTRVPAGVVVTHDNVVVNVDQAFSDYFDCSGQTPPGMTFVSWLPFYHDMGLIKGVCAPLVSGRSAVLMSPMAFLQRPARWMQQLALNPGSFSAAPNFAFELAARRTTDEDMAGLDLGDVLGICSGSERVHAATVKRFLDRFGRFNLRAEAIKPSYGLAEATVYVATSDRGQAPNIVRFDYEKLSSGHAMPCESEAAGGADLLGHGTVRSTTMRIVDPESGSENPAGKVGEIWVHGANVAKGYWQRPKETERAFSGRLVKPSSGTPAGPWLRTGDLGVVSDGELFIIGRIKDLLIVDGSNHYPDDIEATIQEMSGGRVAAISVPSAETEHLVTIVEVKKRGTEDEHHERLRTLKRQLTAAISTTHRLRVADIVFVAPGSIPITTSGKIRRSTCVELYGRGEFERLDQSA
- a CDS encoding SDR family NAD(P)-dependent oxidoreductase, producing the protein MTPAALDEAGLRAWLVDHLTTHIGVERDGIDFDASMADLGVGSRDAVVLSGELAELLGRTVSPVDFWQHPTINGLIGFLSAPAPEAEIHADPGIADVVPQLSGTEPIAVVGMGCRMPGGIPGPDGLWQFLADGRCAVGEVPAERWRPFDDGSPETAAALSRTTRWGSFLRDVESFDADFFDISPREAVKMDPQQRLLLEVAWEALEHAGIPAASLRRSQTGVFAGACFSEYGYLASSDLPRVDAWSNTGGALSIIANRLSYFLDLRGPSITVDTACSSSLVAVHLACQSLRSGDSNLAIAAGVNLLLSPAVFHGFDQAGALSPTGMCHAFDAAADGFVRGEGCGVVVLKRLPDALRDGDRVLAVVRGSAINQDGRSNGLMAPNPAAQMAVLRAACAHAGIEPQDVDYVEAHGTGTFLGDPIEARALGSVMGRGRPTASPLLIGAVKSNLGHLEAAAGVAGFIKTVMALQRGRIPANVGYESPNPHIPFDQLRLKVVDHEQDWPSVSRARRAGVSSFGFGGTNAHVVLEQAPDVVAVEPAPSAAVSTLVVSGKSPERIAASAAALAAWMSGPGAGVGLADVAHTLNHHRAHHPAFATVCARDGVDAVAGLQALAAGHEGTGVVVPHEGSCGSGTVFVYSGQGSQWAGMGRQLLADEPAFAAAIEELEPDFVEQVGFSLRQVLAEGEAVSGDARVQPVIMGLQLALTELWRSYGVTPDAVIGHSMGEVTAAVVAGALTPAEGLRVIAARSRLMSRLAGQGAVALLTMTADAAEALIAHHPGVEVAGYVSPGQTVVAGPPERVDAVIAGVQSQNRFARRVNMEVASHTALMDPILGELRSELADLTPNTTAIPFISTVDDSTTAPLLDADYWVANVRRPVRLSQAILTAGEHHTTFVEISAHPMLTNAVTETLGEMHHHALGTLSRDSDDTVTFHTNLNTTHTTHPPQTPHPPEPHPVLPATPWQHTRHWMDLTAPRRTSTASGDPSAVAAGVLPAEWNCELSWASRPFASVQTAGGSWLVIGNPELAAQIARESGDGAEVTVLDEAGAHDGRLDEALATADHVLYAPALPAVFEAAPGRRLFDTARRIAVAMSGMTDPGRLFLLTRNAQPVSEGDRANPGHAVLWGLGRTLALEHPEIWGSVIDLDELVPDRLAARCVLAEAGGEDGEDQVVYRAGERRVARLRRAPLPQAAGAGLDPAGSHLVVGATGNIGPHLIQQLADMGAATVVAVSRNPGDRLRELTDTLAAQGTALVTVAADAADETAMRAVFDRFGADLPALAGIYLAAFGGGPVTLTEMTDDDVTAMFAPKLDAVAVLHKLSLTTDIQQFVLFSSISGLLGSRWLAHYTATTTFLDTFAYARRAAGLPATAVNWGLWKSLADNHTEHERQVTLESGLEPMPDEVAIQALWSVTAPGAPARSTVVAADWPRLAAAYRTRAALRIVDDLLPVESADEDGAATPATQPETEFRRELGACAPDEREHLLRGHVRALVAESMGLTSPQLVDPSAGFFQCGMDSLMSVTLKRALGESLGQTLPASVIFDYPTVDRLTEYLATVLPELIEVAESDDADDYDEFSDDELLQQLSERLS